GAGCACCACTGATGTGGGTCGTGGCTATTCTGAGACTCAAGCACCCTTTTTTATGCACAGATGAATGCCGGCCAACCAAACTTGGAAACAAATCTTTATTGGTCTCCTCTTGCATTGAGTTTTTAGGACTTGAAATGGGAATCAATATGCTCTGGCAGCTGTGTCCACCCAACTCCAACCAAATCATGTACTAGGTGATATGCTTTGGCAGTTGAGTCCACCCAAATGATGTACTGGTGTCACACCACATGCTTTAGTTTTTTGGCATTCTTGCATTAGTCTGTACTCTTGTAAGGAACTAGTGACTCAAAACTTGTTAATCATTTCCTTATCGAGAATTTGTGTCTTGATGCAGTTTTGTTGTTGTGAAATTGTTCTTAACTTTGAAATGGTATtctattttttgaagttttggtgCTGGGATCATGTCATGTTAATCCTCATTTCTTCTTAACATTAGGAATGGTGTGAAAAGCAAATGGAATATTATCTACTGTTTGGCAGACCAAAAGTTTCTAAAGCTATGAAAGCAGGTATTGCTCGCCATACAGTACTTGAGGAAGAGGTATGCTTTTCAGTCCTGTGCTATTTAACATTTACATTATTTGTCATGCTGAGCTCATTCAGAAAATTAGTATTCTTTCATGTGGGCGTACTTTGTAATGACTATGACTGTCAGGTTTCTTACCCAAGCttttaaaatgtttcttttgccATATTTGATTACTGGGAACATTCCATCATcttgacgattttttttttgaactaaagTTAATTACGATATCTCCTCGTGAAGTGCATACTTCAGTAATCCTTGGTATTTGgcgaagtaattttttttctgcaGAAGCCAGTTTTGAAGATGGAAAAGAGTCTGCATATTTAGATGATTCTTGGTTTGACCCTAATTTCCCATGTGTGCAGGTTGTAAAACGCGTAGAAGTTCGTCTCAAAACAGTCGAAGATGAATGGGCTGTAAAACTCATGAATTTCATGGCCGGTGTAAATCAATTATTGTTTGAGGGCTTAACACGCGAGTTACCTCTGTAAGTGAGCTTGTTATCATTGTAATTACCTTATCTTGAAGTTTGCCGCATTCAATTACAGTAGTCTGATGATATAATGGACTAACCAGTGATTGAAAATGTAATTGAGCTGTTCATGTAATGGGCCCGATGGCATTATCTTGGGGGAGCATGAAACATGTGGATAGTTTTAGTAATTAAGATGTGATTGGAACATCAGGAACATATGGGTTGAAAAAAATGGCCTGGATTTTACAGATTTGCTAATTTTTGTTAGGGGAGTCTAAAATGTTCCTGTATCACTAGATGCAAATTATATCTGATCTATTCTGAACTGTCATGTTAATGTGTTTTTGTCAGTgagttcttgttcttgttcttatCACGAAATTATTTTGGTGGAAGGAAAAAATTGCCACAAAAGCAATGCCTATAAACTGACTCTGTTGCTTTTTCAAGTAAGAGGAATTTTGCTTGGAAGCATGCCAAAATATTCTTGagtttcatctctctctctctctctctctctctctctctctctctctctctctctctctctctctctgatataCCATAATCTCCTTGTATTTCATATCCCTCCTTCCAAAACGGTCACTTATTATTTGAATGTTGTTTTCCCGGATTTCCCTTTTATCTTGTCtatactctttttttcttttttgacctGTATGTGTGCGCGCTTGCCTGCATGCATTGTGCTCAATAATTTACtatccctctgtcccaattttctttgtcctaTTCATTGAGTAAAACGCTTTGATcgggagaaaaaaaatatgtattttgtgaaaaaagttcAAGATTTTTTCCaccaatcaaaagatttgaacaaaaatttcaaaatcacctaagaAACAATaaatcggtaaaaaaaaaaaaaagaaagtaaaaacaataaacTGTAAAacatagacaattttttgagatgttAAAAACTGTGAAAATGGGCAAACAAATTGGAATGGGAGTGGTGTGCTTCAATCCTATAACATAGTTTGACTTTTTTCTGGGTGATTGTTGAGTAACTTGTGATACCTGCAGAATAGGCTTTGTGGAAGGTGTCTGGATGGTGGGAGTTGTTGATGAAATTCAGATGCCTGCAATTGAGACTGAAAAGAGTCCGACATTAGTGGAAACAAAAACTCGTGTACAAGCAACCCTGCCTGCTGAACCACAGCAGAGAAATGCGAGGTATGCATATTGACACTGCTTCCCTTTTGCTGCTTCTGTAACAACTGCTCTAGAACTTTAGTTTTTCCTCGTGATAGTAGTGTGATACGGTGATACTATAGTCAAGTAGAAAATAGAATGGGAATTCCTACAACATTTATGAGTACTATTTTGGCAGGCTGCAGTTAATGTGCTACAAGTTTTTGTGGGACAATTTGGTTGCTAATGAATTCCCCTCCAGAaaatttcttgatttcttttctttgaacCCGCACTCCAATTTATCCGAGGAAGTCATAGCACACAGTTGCAAGTCTGGATTTGCTGCAGAGGTAATAAATCTCTCTTCCTTCTGAAGTGTTTCCCAGAGATTAAATGATACAGAAGATTAACAATGAGGTCCAAGGCAAGAATAGAAAATTGGAAGTCCTAGTACATAATGGCTCATATTACCATTTGGCTTCTACATGAACCTGAGATATTAGTGTATCAGAATTGCGATCTACCAATACCACCTAAGCAACTTGTGCATCATAACACGGGTGTCCCCACAAGGCAGGAAATGGAGTCAAAAACAGGAAACAACGGATAAGattaaagaaaaacaacaacaacaacaacaacataacataacctatctagtccccaatcattgggggtatgggcaggggatgattggagacagacctaacctttggcaatatatgcacaaagtggctactctcagaataccactaaaacagtggcccatctaaacctccaagaaccgaggagctacaaggacgttttgttgtaaaaccatacccccaaatcaaagtcaaatggcatcagagagggcaggcctagagacccaaatcaatttatgtgcacgttaccatgcttccttcattcgAGCCATGAGCTGGAGCTTAGTCCATGTTTTTCAATCGTATGATCTAAAGAATCTTGGCTATGTGCAGACTCTTGACGATTTGATGAGGTACTTCCAAAATACTTGCAGCATGCTCCCTCCAGCTCACGATCAGCTATTGTTGAGGTGAGCCAAAATCGAGGGATTCTCACCCCATTTCTCTTTCCGGTCATGGTTgacatttcaattttcaatgcaTAAGTTTCTGAATTCATGCGTCATGTGCAAAGACTATTATCACcctttggatatttttttaagcGATTTATCTTGGAagctttgtcttgtttttgtatAGATAACATGCTTTTAATTAAATGCTCACTAATTTGTGCGGTTATCACtcctttttgtagtttttggggCCTGTTTGATTTTTCTTACTAGCCGTGGGATTGGATTTTATATCCCATGGGATCACATTTCCAGCATTTGAATGCAACAATCAGTGCAGACAACCTAACAAAAACATCTGGGATATAGTAGTGTAACTTGGGGGATACAGTGTCTATAATCCCTCACTACTAGCTTAGCGTGTTTACTCTTCCTATTAATATTCCACTCCAACAGGACGTTAGGATCCTATGATTGCATGGATTGACAAAATTTGAGAGGCCTTCAGGTTCTTATTACGCTTGTACTTTGCAAAAAACACCCAATTGGCGgttaacaaatattttgggcCTTATTTTTTGGCGGTTGCAGATATGAATTGCAAGAAGACCATTCGTTGCTCCATGAATTTGACTTCACGTATGACCCTGATTGGGTCAAGGGCCAGACTCAGTGTACTCTTGAGTTCTGGCAGGGAGAGAGGGAAGCCAGATACACCGCCGAGGTGGAGAGATGGAAATGCAAGTACTGTCAGTTTGCGTCTGTGTGTCCAACAAACGCAGACTCCAATCACTCCATTATCAAACCACTGCTGAGCAGTCCACTTAGTTCCCCTAAATAAAGTTTTGGCCGGAATATATCACATTTCGGGACAG
The sequence above is drawn from the Rhododendron vialii isolate Sample 1 chromosome 6a, ASM3025357v1 genome and encodes:
- the LOC131330154 gene encoding exonuclease V, chloroplastic-like isoform X2, which gives rise to MTEPPPTPSLSPQTDKNKSPEIPIEIVSGGCGSRKRSRVFESLLHRFRRKRGLSVTDITSAEWCEKQMEYYLLFGRPKVSKAMKAGIARHTVLEEEVVKRVEVRLKTVEDEWAVKLMNFMAGVNQLLFEGLTRELPLIGFVEGVWMVGVVDEIQMPAIETEKSPTLVETKTRVQATLPAEPQQRNARLQLMCYKFLWDNLVANEFPSRKFLDFFSLNPHSNLSEEVIAHSCKSGFAAETLDDLMRYFQNTCSMLPPAHDQLLLRYELQEDHSLLHEFDFTYDPDWVKGQTQCTLEFWQGEREARYTAEVERWKCKYCQFASVCPTNADSNHSIIKPLLSSPLSSPK
- the LOC131330154 gene encoding exonuclease V, chloroplastic-like isoform X1, which codes for MTEPPPTPSLSPQTDKNKSPEIPIEIVSDEEMALIEAALAAAGSSQLRKNARSITSITLLAKRRLSTGEQASSAGGDIEDAGGGCGSRKRSRVFESLLHRFRRKRGLSVTDITSAEWCEKQMEYYLLFGRPKVSKAMKAGIARHTVLEEEVVKRVEVRLKTVEDEWAVKLMNFMAGVNQLLFEGLTRELPLIGFVEGVWMVGVVDEIQMPAIETEKSPTLVETKTRVQATLPAEPQQRNARLQLMCYKFLWDNLVANEFPSRKFLDFFSLNPHSNLSEEVIAHSCKSGFAAETLDDLMRYFQNTCSMLPPAHDQLLLRYELQEDHSLLHEFDFTYDPDWVKGQTQCTLEFWQGEREARYTAEVERWKCKYCQFASVCPTNADSNHSIIKPLLSSPLSSPK